The Streptomyces sp. NBC_00440 genome contains a region encoding:
- a CDS encoding FAD-dependent oxidoreductase — translation MNTRWDHSYDVVVVGSGAAGFAAAITARLRGLTALVIEKTELYGGSTALSGGAIWVPGNFHLDAAGLGDTPAKARAYLDATVGDRVPAERKDAYLEHGPRMVREFHDRTTVRFAYTPGYSDYFPEALGGYPQGRSIEPLVFDFKKLPPDRSATMRPAGLPTYGLTITSYDFRFLNMVARTWEGRKTSVKVGLQAVGALARGAKPIALGQALIARMRQSLDALGGVLWLSTPLTGLVEEDGRITGVRAERNGTPVTIRAHGGVVLASGGFSHDQQLREKYLPAPTSTAWTSASDGQTGDALRLGVEAGAATDLLDKVWGAPSVVPPGPDEKPFFLVADRGIPGMVIVNGAGERYANEAAPYHQFVDEMYAKDRPDASTVPSWLIMDGRAKARYIFMGLFPGQPFPKKWLASGFVKKARTLPELAARIGAAPEQLGATIERFNGFARAGRDEDFQRGESVYDRYYGDPTLLNPNLAPLEKAPYYAIPVHPGDIGTKGGLVADGSARVLREDGTAIKGLYASGNVSAAVMGETYPGPGATIGPAMAFSWAAVGDIARELKSERQ, via the coding sequence ATGAACACCCGCTGGGACCACAGTTACGACGTGGTCGTCGTCGGATCCGGCGCCGCCGGATTCGCGGCGGCCATCACCGCGCGGCTGCGCGGCCTGACCGCCCTGGTGATCGAGAAGACGGAGCTGTACGGCGGCTCCACCGCCCTGTCGGGCGGCGCGATCTGGGTACCGGGCAACTTCCATCTGGACGCCGCGGGCCTCGGCGACACCCCTGCCAAGGCGCGCGCCTACCTCGACGCGACCGTCGGCGACCGGGTGCCCGCCGAACGCAAGGACGCCTACCTGGAGCACGGCCCGCGCATGGTCCGTGAGTTCCACGACCGCACCACGGTCAGATTCGCCTACACCCCCGGCTACTCCGACTACTTCCCGGAGGCGCTCGGCGGCTATCCGCAGGGCCGCTCCATCGAGCCGCTGGTCTTCGACTTCAAGAAGCTCCCGCCCGACCGCAGCGCCACCATGCGCCCGGCCGGTCTGCCCACCTACGGGCTCACCATCACCTCGTACGACTTCCGCTTCCTCAACATGGTCGCCCGCACCTGGGAGGGCCGGAAGACATCGGTGAAGGTCGGTCTGCAGGCGGTCGGGGCGCTGGCCAGGGGTGCGAAGCCGATCGCACTCGGCCAGGCGCTGATCGCCCGGATGCGCCAGTCGCTCGACGCACTCGGCGGCGTGCTGTGGCTGTCCACGCCGCTCACCGGCCTGGTGGAGGAGGACGGCCGGATCACCGGCGTACGCGCCGAGCGCAACGGCACGCCCGTCACGATCCGGGCGCACGGCGGCGTGGTCCTCGCCTCCGGCGGCTTCTCGCACGACCAGCAGCTGCGTGAGAAGTACCTGCCCGCGCCCACCTCGACGGCCTGGACCTCGGCATCGGACGGGCAGACCGGTGACGCGCTGCGGCTCGGCGTCGAGGCGGGCGCCGCGACGGACCTGCTCGACAAGGTGTGGGGCGCCCCGTCCGTCGTACCGCCGGGCCCGGACGAGAAGCCGTTCTTCCTGGTCGCCGACCGGGGCATCCCCGGCATGGTCATCGTCAACGGCGCGGGGGAGCGGTACGCCAACGAGGCTGCTCCGTACCACCAGTTCGTCGACGAGATGTACGCCAAGGACCGGCCGGACGCCTCCACCGTGCCGTCCTGGCTGATCATGGACGGCCGGGCCAAGGCGCGCTACATCTTCATGGGTCTCTTCCCGGGCCAGCCCTTCCCGAAGAAGTGGCTGGCGAGCGGCTTCGTCAAGAAGGCGCGGACACTGCCCGAACTGGCCGCCCGGATCGGCGCGGCGCCGGAGCAACTCGGCGCCACCATCGAACGGTTCAACGGCTTCGCGCGGGCGGGCCGTGACGAGGACTTCCAGCGCGGCGAGAGCGTCTACGACCGGTACTACGGCGACCCGACGCTGCTCAATCCCAACCTCGCCCCGCTGGAGAAGGCGCCGTACTACGCCATCCCCGTCCACCCCGGGGACATCGGCACCAAGGGCGGCCTGGTGGCCGACGGGTCCGCGCGGGTCCTGCGCGAGGACGGCACCGCCATCAAGGGGCTGTACGCGTCGGGCAACGTGTCCGCCGCGGTGATGGGCGAGACCTATCCCGGTCCTGGGGCGACCATCGGCCCCGCCATGGCATTCAGCTGGGCGGCCGTGGGGGACATCGCGCGGGAGCTCAAGAGCGAACGCCAGTAG
- a CDS encoding flavin reductase family protein, translating to MERLTEAPVAPAAFREVLGRFASGITVVASADSDGRPVGLACQSFASLSLDPPLVMLCVGKSSTSWPHVARTGRFTVSVLAEEQREVCAALGGRGGDKFDGVGWTVSEHGTVRIDGALATVDCALYDVQEAGDHLVVTGQVLELAARPDGSPLLYFGSAYAAGDFR from the coding sequence GTGGAACGGCTGACGGAGGCACCGGTCGCCCCGGCCGCCTTCCGGGAGGTGCTCGGCCGGTTCGCGAGCGGCATCACGGTCGTCGCGTCCGCCGACAGCGACGGCAGGCCGGTGGGCCTCGCCTGCCAGTCCTTCGCCTCGCTCTCCCTCGACCCGCCGCTGGTCATGCTCTGCGTCGGCAAGTCGTCGACCAGCTGGCCGCATGTCGCGCGCACCGGACGATTCACCGTCAGCGTCCTCGCCGAGGAACAGCGCGAGGTCTGCGCAGCGCTCGGCGGACGCGGGGGCGACAAGTTCGACGGCGTCGGCTGGACGGTGTCGGAGCACGGCACCGTACGGATCGACGGCGCCCTGGCCACCGTGGACTGCGCGCTGTACGACGTCCAGGAGGCGGGCGACCACCTCGTCGTCACCGGCCAGGTACTCGAACTCGCCGCCAGGCCGGACGGATCACCGCTGCTCTACTTCGGCAGCGCCTACGCGGCAGGCGACTTCCGATGA
- a CDS encoding VOC family protein → MDIRALGYLRLETARFDEWRAFTLDVLGMIEAPGSTEDTLRLRLDDRAHRITVVRGATDRLLAAGWEVRDAAALAVARTELTAAGVEVEDAKPDELADRRVQGMFHCQDPAGNQLEIFWGQAQDHSPAVTPYGNRFVTGDLGLGHVVLPAPAMEEAYDFYEGLLGFTLRDSMRLPAAIVPGAAADRDFHWMHFMGCNPRHHSLGLYPGLMEPGIVHFMVEVATLDDVGRGLDRIHEAGIPVASTLGRHTNDLMVSFYAQAPGGFQVEYGTEGRLVDDSTWVAKEMTADSFWGHKWNG, encoded by the coding sequence ATGGATATTCGCGCACTGGGCTATCTGCGTCTGGAAACCGCCAGGTTCGATGAGTGGCGTGCCTTCACGCTCGACGTCCTCGGCATGATCGAGGCGCCGGGATCGACCGAGGACACCCTGCGGTTGCGACTCGACGACCGCGCGCACCGCATCACCGTCGTGCGCGGCGCCACCGACCGGCTCCTCGCCGCCGGCTGGGAGGTACGTGACGCCGCGGCTCTCGCCGTCGCCCGCACGGAACTCACGGCGGCCGGGGTCGAGGTCGAGGACGCCAAGCCCGACGAGCTCGCCGACCGGCGGGTGCAGGGCATGTTCCACTGCCAGGACCCGGCCGGCAACCAGCTGGAGATCTTCTGGGGCCAGGCACAGGACCACAGCCCGGCCGTCACCCCGTACGGCAACCGCTTCGTCACCGGTGACCTGGGCCTGGGCCACGTCGTGCTCCCCGCCCCCGCCATGGAGGAGGCGTACGACTTCTACGAAGGGCTCCTCGGCTTCACACTGCGCGACTCGATGCGGCTGCCCGCCGCCATCGTGCCCGGCGCCGCCGCCGACCGCGACTTCCACTGGATGCACTTCATGGGGTGCAACCCCCGCCACCACAGCCTGGGCCTGTACCCGGGCCTGATGGAGCCCGGCATCGTGCACTTCATGGTCGAGGTGGCCACGCTCGACGACGTGGGCCGCGGGCTCGACCGCATCCACGAGGCCGGCATCCCCGTCGCGTCCACCCTCGGCCGGCACACCAACGACCTGATGGTGTCCTTCTACGCGCAGGCCCCCGGCGGCTTCCAGGTCGAGTACGGCACCGAGGGCCGCCTCGTCGACGACAGCACCTGGGTCGCCAAGGAGATGACCGCCGACAGCTTCTGGGGCCACAAGTGGAACGGCTGA
- the hsaD gene encoding 4,5:9,10-diseco-3-hydroxy-5,9,17-trioxoandrosta-1(10),2-diene-4-oate hydrolase: MIDHDSTSRTVKAGGLTLHYHEAGPADAGTPVVIMLHGGGPGASGWSNFGGNLPVFAEHFRTLLVDQPCFGASDKPELDKDFFSFSADAVAALMDELGISRAHFIGNSLGGGTSTRMALNHPDKVDKLLLMGPGGISLNLFAADPTEGIKRLFEFSAAAEPTKDQLRTFLTTLAYDPAIVTDELIEERWAQAIDPSTKVGSARMAASFANPAWQQDTMLWREAHRITAPVLLTWGREDRANPLDGALVALKAIPDARLHVFPHCGHWAQTEQADEFNRLAVDFFTH; this comes from the coding sequence GTGATCGACCACGACTCCACCTCCCGCACCGTCAAGGCCGGCGGACTCACCCTGCACTACCACGAGGCGGGACCGGCCGATGCCGGCACACCCGTCGTGATCATGCTGCACGGTGGCGGCCCCGGCGCCTCCGGCTGGTCCAACTTCGGCGGCAACCTGCCGGTCTTCGCCGAGCACTTCCGTACCCTCCTCGTCGACCAGCCCTGCTTCGGAGCCTCCGACAAGCCCGAACTCGACAAGGACTTCTTCAGCTTCAGCGCGGACGCCGTGGCCGCCCTGATGGACGAACTGGGCATATCCCGGGCCCACTTCATCGGCAACTCGCTCGGCGGCGGCACCTCCACACGGATGGCGCTCAACCACCCGGACAAGGTGGACAAGCTCCTGTTGATGGGGCCCGGCGGGATCTCCCTCAACCTCTTCGCCGCCGACCCCACCGAAGGCATCAAGCGGCTCTTCGAGTTCAGCGCGGCCGCCGAGCCGACCAAGGACCAGCTGCGCACCTTCCTCACCACACTCGCCTACGACCCGGCCATCGTCACCGACGAGCTGATCGAGGAGCGCTGGGCGCAGGCCATCGATCCCAGCACCAAGGTCGGCAGCGCACGGATGGCGGCCTCCTTCGCCAACCCGGCCTGGCAGCAGGACACCATGCTGTGGCGCGAGGCCCACCGCATCACCGCACCCGTGCTGCTCACCTGGGGCCGCGAGGACCGGGCCAACCCGCTCGACGGGGCACTGGTGGCGCTCAAGGCGATCCCCGACGCCCGGCTCCATGTGTTCCCGCACTGCGGCCACTGGGCGCAGACCGAACAGGCCGACGAGTTCAACCGGCTCGCCGTCGACTTCTTCACGCACTGA